In one Rhodoligotrophos defluvii genomic region, the following are encoded:
- a CDS encoding ABC transporter substrate-binding protein produces the protein MKLKAKMAVLLLACVSGPALADEAYKVGVSAALTGPASGNYAAAMEGLSLYINRLNGDGGLNGRKIDLILLDDQGEPSKAAANTKRLINQDQVVLLVNASLSSTFAPMIADSVRAGVPLLFASSVCPEEVFPPAEPTLFCTTGYAATYDSLASIDFIESQSGEEKVTLGLVAATIPISRAGIDFAEKLAGERGMKVTDKQIIPPASADYTSFATSLNRTRPDWVYTWAPWVTEVRTFESLRKLGWTGNYITWAHIEAEQELARLGDEGFYAIGTNALFSERLPVHEEISAAAAAAKATFPADQMAEGWIAGMAIEAAFEKAGWPVTGAGLAEAMANLSIDTKGLRAGPIQWSPENHFRLKQSYRVYRWDRQSGRVRIVRDWRGYDVE, from the coding sequence GTGAAGCTCAAGGCAAAGATGGCCGTGTTGCTGCTGGCCTGCGTGTCTGGACCTGCATTGGCTGACGAGGCTTACAAGGTCGGGGTGAGCGCAGCGCTCACCGGACCTGCGTCGGGAAACTACGCTGCCGCCATGGAAGGACTGAGCCTCTATATCAACAGGCTCAACGGCGATGGCGGCCTCAATGGCCGTAAGATCGACCTGATCTTGCTGGACGATCAAGGCGAACCGTCCAAGGCAGCGGCGAATACGAAGCGTCTGATCAACCAGGATCAGGTGGTGCTGTTGGTCAATGCCAGCCTATCTTCCACCTTCGCGCCCATGATCGCCGACTCCGTGCGGGCGGGCGTGCCCCTGCTGTTCGCCAGTTCGGTGTGTCCGGAGGAGGTCTTTCCGCCGGCCGAGCCGACCCTGTTCTGCACCACCGGGTATGCGGCGACATATGACAGTCTCGCATCGATTGACTTCATAGAGTCGCAGTCCGGCGAGGAAAAGGTCACTCTCGGTCTGGTGGCAGCGACGATTCCAATTTCGCGCGCCGGGATCGATTTCGCGGAGAAGCTTGCCGGTGAACGGGGGATGAAGGTCACCGACAAGCAGATTATTCCACCGGCCTCCGCAGATTACACCTCCTTCGCAACCAGCCTAAACCGGACCAGGCCCGATTGGGTCTATACCTGGGCGCCGTGGGTGACCGAAGTGAGGACATTCGAGAGCCTGCGCAAGCTGGGCTGGACTGGCAATTACATTACCTGGGCGCATATCGAAGCCGAGCAGGAATTGGCTCGGCTAGGCGACGAAGGCTTCTATGCCATCGGGACCAATGCACTTTTCAGCGAGCGCCTTCCGGTGCATGAAGAGATCTCCGCAGCGGCCGCAGCCGCGAAGGCGACCTTTCCGGCGGATCAGATGGCGGAAGGCTGGATCGCCGGCATGGCCATAGAGGCAGCCTTCGAGAAGGCCGGTTGGCCTGTCACGGGCGCGGGCCTCGCAGAGGCCATGGCCAATCTCAGCATCGACACCAAGGGCTTGCGTGCAGGCCCGATCCAGTGGTCTCCCGAAAACCACTTCCGCCTCAAGCAGTCCTATCGGGTCTACCGATGGGACAGGCAAAGTGGGCGTGTTCGCATCGTTCGCGACTGGCGCGGATACGACGTCGAATAG
- a CDS encoding aspartate dehydrogenase, whose amino-acid sequence MTGLATDARARRPGRICIVGWGALARHVSQLLSQHRDVAADVVGVVVRHVTVPRSDLPKGARVVAKPSELKDLAPDLVLEIAGRSAVAPWAVAAFSIPSDFALVSTAALMDQALRSEILQLAQAAGRQLLVIPGAIGGIDGLRAAAIAGVETVEHVIAKPPVAWRGTAADDFIDLDGCDERVVVFTGNAERAAELFPQNANVAATIRLAVGDVVQIRSTLIADPKLQRNEHYVRARGVFGSLEFKIDAVPVKDNPKSSLMTALSIVRTLENRFLPVAL is encoded by the coding sequence ATGACGGGACTTGCTACCGATGCGAGAGCCCGCAGGCCTGGCCGCATATGCATCGTCGGCTGGGGTGCTCTCGCACGGCATGTCAGCCAGCTTTTGAGCCAGCATCGCGACGTGGCCGCAGACGTTGTCGGCGTGGTCGTCCGACATGTGACCGTGCCTCGCAGCGATCTTCCCAAAGGCGCCAGGGTTGTTGCAAAGCCGAGCGAGCTGAAAGACCTGGCACCCGACCTGGTGTTGGAGATCGCTGGCCGTTCAGCGGTGGCGCCATGGGCGGTCGCTGCATTCTCGATTCCGAGCGATTTCGCCCTCGTTTCCACGGCGGCGCTGATGGATCAAGCACTCAGGTCAGAGATATTGCAGCTGGCGCAGGCCGCAGGCCGCCAGTTGCTTGTGATACCTGGCGCAATCGGCGGTATTGACGGCCTGCGCGCCGCCGCAATAGCGGGGGTGGAAACCGTCGAGCACGTAATCGCCAAGCCTCCCGTGGCATGGCGCGGAACCGCGGCGGATGACTTTATCGACCTCGATGGCTGCGACGAACGTGTCGTGGTGTTTACGGGAAATGCGGAACGGGCGGCGGAACTGTTTCCCCAAAATGCAAATGTAGCGGCAACCATCCGCCTGGCGGTTGGAGACGTTGTGCAGATACGGAGCACGCTGATCGCCGATCCAAAGCTGCAGAGAAATGAACACTACGTCCGCGCCCGCGGCGTGTTTGGATCCCTGGAATTCAAGATCGACGCCGTGCCGGTGAAGGACAATCCAAAATCTTCTCTGATGACAGCCTTGAGCATAGTACGAACTCTCGAGAACAGGTTCTTGCCGGTGGCGCTATAG
- a CDS encoding dihydrodipicolinate synthase family protein yields MKYAKKDAKAYARQHMKGIWAAALTPFTPTGAIDEPGWRKNVDHWVEDLSIDGLFIAGKQGEFFSMSLEERKRSFELAVDACAGRAATIMSCSDQNLDTVIELARHAQAVGADYIVVHAPVLHFFKAHDETLLNYYSAIAQAVDIGIALWSHPDSGYLMSPELCNRLADIENVVAIKYSVPRHMYAELTRLAGDRILVSTASEEEWLDNILDLGWQLYLCSSPPYLLQTARDKRMREYTDLAFAGKREEARRIRDSLDPVRAALRSTRPAEKPHAHQKYWQELLGQVGGTVRMPLLPLTNEEKIATRTAFERCGLIVG; encoded by the coding sequence ATGAAGTACGCCAAGAAGGACGCCAAGGCCTACGCGCGGCAACATATGAAAGGCATCTGGGCGGCGGCGTTGACGCCGTTCACGCCGACCGGAGCCATCGACGAGCCGGGCTGGCGGAAGAACGTCGACCACTGGGTCGAAGATCTGTCTATAGACGGTCTCTTCATCGCCGGTAAACAGGGCGAATTTTTTTCCATGTCACTGGAAGAACGCAAGCGCAGTTTCGAACTTGCAGTCGATGCGTGTGCAGGCAGAGCGGCAACGATCATGTCGTGCTCCGATCAGAACCTAGACACCGTGATCGAGCTGGCACGCCATGCTCAGGCGGTGGGCGCGGACTACATCGTGGTGCATGCGCCCGTGCTGCACTTCTTCAAGGCTCACGACGAGACGCTTCTGAACTACTACTCGGCCATCGCGCAGGCGGTCGACATCGGAATCGCGCTCTGGAGCCATCCCGACAGCGGATACCTCATGAGTCCGGAACTCTGCAATCGTCTGGCAGACATCGAGAACGTCGTTGCCATCAAATACAGCGTCCCGCGGCACATGTATGCCGAGCTGACGAGGCTTGCCGGCGACCGAATTCTCGTGAGCACGGCGTCCGAAGAAGAGTGGTTGGACAATATCCTCGATCTGGGGTGGCAGCTTTACCTCTGCTCTTCTCCTCCCTACCTGCTGCAAACCGCGCGCGATAAGCGCATGCGCGAGTATACCGATCTCGCCTTCGCAGGGAAAAGAGAGGAGGCGCGGCGCATCCGCGACAGCCTCGACCCGGTCCGTGCTGCTCTGAGGTCGACACGTCCCGCCGAGAAGCCGCATGCCCATCAGAAGTACTGGCAGGAACTTCTTGGCCAGGTAGGCGGAACGGTTCGGATGCCATTGTTGCCGCTGACCAACGAGGAGAAGATCGCGACGCGTACCGCCTTTGAACGTTGCGGGCTGATCGTGGGCTGA
- a CDS encoding branched-chain amino acid ABC transporter permease codes for MQLAVNVVVLASIYALISCGYVLIYKVSRVLNLAHGELMMLGAYLLLTTAASVSSNPAVALAVAALLSLSVGVLVYLMLMRRMTGESVLAAVLTTIALGILIRGLVTLIWSAQQQYPAAALKVANPSVEIFLGARISLMSLFLVATCAVVYSALFAFLKLTRWGIRMRAAGQNTLLAGQRGINLGGIYAMTWGISTFTGALAGMLIALDSGLNNSMMMIGLKAFPAALVGGLDSLFGAVIGSLIVSFIEVTLIQHVDPLLSDVVPFLILIAMLIVRPWGIFGSREELDRV; via the coding sequence ATGCAGCTCGCCGTCAATGTCGTGGTTCTCGCATCTATCTATGCGCTGATCTCCTGTGGATACGTGCTTATCTACAAGGTGAGCCGCGTGCTTAACCTGGCGCACGGTGAGCTCATGATGCTTGGCGCTTACCTGCTGCTGACGACTGCCGCTTCCGTATCGAGCAATCCTGCAGTCGCGCTCGCGGTTGCGGCGCTGTTGAGCCTCTCGGTCGGCGTTCTCGTCTACCTAATGCTCATGCGCCGCATGACGGGGGAGTCCGTGCTGGCTGCGGTACTGACCACAATTGCGCTGGGCATCCTCATCCGCGGACTGGTCACTCTCATCTGGTCCGCGCAGCAGCAATATCCAGCTGCGGCCCTAAAAGTCGCCAATCCCTCAGTGGAGATCTTTCTTGGTGCGCGAATCTCGCTCATGTCGCTCTTCCTGGTCGCGACATGCGCGGTCGTCTATTCGGCGCTGTTCGCGTTTCTAAAGCTGACCCGGTGGGGCATCAGAATGCGGGCCGCCGGACAGAACACGCTGCTCGCCGGCCAAAGAGGCATCAATTTGGGCGGGATCTACGCCATGACATGGGGCATATCGACCTTCACCGGCGCTTTGGCCGGAATGCTCATCGCCCTCGACTCGGGCCTCAACAATTCGATGATGATGATCGGCCTGAAGGCCTTTCCGGCCGCCCTCGTCGGCGGCCTCGACAGTCTCTTTGGCGCAGTGATCGGGTCGCTGATCGTCTCGTTCATCGAGGTCACGCTCATTCAACATGTCGATCCGCTGCTTTCCGATGTGGTGCCGTTCCTTATCCTGATCGCAATGCTCATAGTGCGGCCTTGGGGCATCTTCGGCTCTCGCGAGGAACTCGACCGTGTCTGA
- a CDS encoding NAD-dependent succinate-semialdehyde dehydrogenase → MTYYPRLQLYIGGHWRDTASCEPVINPADETTIGDVPLADDVDLADALEAAAIGFATWSRTAPAARAQIMLRAASLMRQRIEEIALAITLEHGKPLEQARLEVIRGCEFIEWDAAEGQRTYGRVIPSGPGIRYIVLHQPIGTVAAFSPWNFPMSQPCRKIAGALGAGCSIIIKASEETPAGALHIARAFHDAGLPPGVLNLVFGVPARVSEFLIPREQVRLVAFTGSTAVGKRLTELAARHMKPVLMELGGHAPVIVCDDFDPAAAAEMSAVRKMRNAGQVCTSPTRFFVHQDVFNAFSKAFVERTRAMKVGNGLHADTNVGPLANQRRVGALEGLVADASAKGGRLLTGGDRLGNRGYFFAPTVFAELPDDARAMREEPFGPLAIINPVASLEEAVEKANALPFGLAAYGFTHSARNVDYLADCIEAGNLSINTLEASVAETPFGGVKESGYGREGGAEGILNYTIVKTVSHRMA, encoded by the coding sequence ATGACGTACTATCCGCGGCTGCAGCTTTATATCGGCGGCCATTGGCGTGACACCGCGTCTTGTGAGCCCGTCATCAACCCGGCCGACGAAACGACGATCGGCGACGTGCCGTTAGCGGACGACGTAGATTTAGCCGATGCGCTCGAAGCCGCTGCCATCGGCTTTGCCACATGGAGTCGGACAGCGCCTGCGGCTCGTGCGCAGATCATGCTCCGCGCGGCCTCGCTCATGCGCCAGCGGATCGAAGAAATTGCGCTGGCGATCACCTTGGAACACGGCAAGCCGCTCGAACAGGCACGTCTTGAGGTAATCCGTGGCTGTGAATTCATTGAATGGGACGCTGCCGAAGGGCAGCGCACCTATGGTCGCGTAATCCCGAGCGGCCCGGGTATCCGTTACATCGTTCTTCATCAGCCGATCGGCACCGTGGCCGCTTTCTCGCCGTGGAACTTTCCCATGAGCCAGCCGTGTCGAAAGATTGCGGGCGCGCTCGGCGCCGGCTGCTCGATCATCATCAAGGCCTCCGAAGAAACACCGGCCGGTGCCCTTCATATCGCGCGCGCCTTTCACGATGCAGGACTGCCGCCCGGTGTGCTGAACCTCGTCTTTGGTGTTCCCGCCCGCGTTTCCGAGTTCCTCATCCCACGAGAGCAGGTCCGACTGGTCGCTTTCACGGGCTCGACGGCAGTTGGCAAGCGGCTGACCGAACTTGCGGCACGCCACATGAAGCCGGTGTTGATGGAACTCGGCGGGCATGCGCCCGTAATCGTCTGCGACGATTTCGATCCCGCTGCGGCTGCCGAAATGTCGGCCGTTCGCAAGATGAGAAACGCTGGCCAGGTCTGCACCTCGCCGACCCGCTTTTTTGTGCATCAGGATGTTTTCAACGCCTTTTCAAAGGCCTTCGTGGAACGCACGCGCGCGATGAAGGTCGGCAACGGCCTTCATGCCGATACGAATGTAGGCCCTTTGGCCAACCAGCGTCGCGTGGGGGCACTGGAGGGTCTTGTTGCGGATGCGAGCGCGAAGGGAGGCCGACTTCTCACCGGAGGGGACCGTCTGGGCAACCGGGGTTATTTCTTTGCCCCCACCGTCTTCGCGGAACTTCCCGACGACGCACGGGCTATGCGAGAGGAGCCCTTCGGCCCCTTGGCTATCATCAATCCGGTGGCGTCTCTTGAAGAGGCGGTCGAGAAGGCCAACGCCCTCCCCTTCGGACTGGCCGCTTACGGGTTCACCCATTCTGCCCGCAACGTGGATTATCTCGCTGATTGCATCGAGGCAGGAAATCTCTCCATCAATACGTTGGAGGCATCCGTGGCGGAGACCCCTTTCGGCGGCGTGAAAGAGAGTGGTTATGGGCGCGAAGGGGGCGCGGAAGGCATCTTGAACTACACCATTGTCAAGACCGTCTCCCATCGGATGGCCTGA
- a CDS encoding ABC transporter ATP-binding protein yields the protein MSEQPLLKVDSLEVTYKKAIIAVQDVSFHVAEQQVVSILGANGAGKTSTLRAITGFIPLDRARVRRGAITFCGTSLLGLLPHQITSAGLVLVSERDKVFPNLSVSENIAAVGPSRWSASNRARREELAYTYFPRLAHLRRKEAGLLSGGERQMLAIAAAIVCGPRLLAIDELSLGLAPIVVQELAERLLEIRREIKLTLLLVEQSAGLAMRMADYVYVLENGRLAAQGTPKALAENADVQRIYLGANNGTRKSYRDCRAAGGVSSWS from the coding sequence ATGAGCGAGCAGCCTTTGCTCAAGGTGGATTCCCTCGAGGTCACGTACAAGAAAGCGATCATCGCCGTCCAGGATGTGAGCTTTCACGTCGCCGAGCAACAGGTGGTCAGCATCTTGGGGGCGAATGGCGCCGGGAAGACCTCGACGCTGCGGGCAATCACCGGGTTTATTCCACTCGACAGGGCGCGTGTCCGGCGTGGCGCCATCACATTTTGCGGAACTTCGTTGCTGGGCCTTTTGCCACATCAGATCACTTCAGCGGGGCTCGTGCTGGTTTCGGAGCGTGACAAGGTCTTCCCGAACCTGTCCGTGAGCGAGAACATCGCGGCAGTAGGACCATCTCGGTGGAGCGCTTCCAACAGAGCGCGTCGCGAGGAATTGGCTTACACTTATTTCCCCCGATTGGCCCATCTGAGGCGCAAGGAAGCCGGGCTGCTTTCGGGAGGCGAGCGTCAGATGCTTGCGATCGCTGCTGCCATCGTCTGCGGGCCGCGCCTCCTTGCAATCGACGAGCTCTCACTGGGGCTTGCGCCCATCGTGGTACAAGAGCTGGCGGAACGGTTGCTGGAAATCAGACGTGAGATCAAGCTGACGCTGTTGCTGGTCGAGCAAAGCGCCGGGCTGGCCATGCGAATGGCCGACTATGTCTATGTGCTCGAAAACGGCCGCCTTGCGGCGCAAGGGACGCCGAAGGCACTTGCCGAGAATGCGGATGTCCAGCGCATTTATCTCGGCGCCAACAATGGCACGCGCAAGAGCTACCGGGATTGCCGCGCTGCCGGAGGAGTTTCAAGTTGGAGTTGA
- a CDS encoding PLP-dependent aminotransferase family protein produces the protein MEFTARDSRLLQLQQPLTSDAVMPFHEQIYQRVRGAIQKGVLGAGDRLPSSRALASHLGIARGTVDVAYARLQGEGLVVAQGRVGTVVTDQGLSSGAEATEERSLSAEATGINGEKAEPLPFQIGLPALDQFPYKTWARLASCRARRMSPRQMDYPNELGFEPLRRAIASYLLVSRGIQCSAENIIITNGYQGALELIARALLQPGNPVWFENPGYFRAQFLLRSMGAGLVPLEIDECGADLSEAMMHCPNASLAILTPAHQQPLCTTMTVARRSLFLDWAGSNHSWIVEDDFDGEFHYCGVRQPAMKAMDRSDRVIYVGSFSKVLFPALRLGYMVAPEILLARLAAAARSANAGRSPFEQAIVADFMNEGYFARHVKRMRDLYSKRRIALLRAISMRFDDRLSVDQNQGGMHLIARLPQVGHDSEISRLLYRSGLAVEALSDRYWSGPQKQGLILGFTNIHERRAKALVGRLYDAIADHFPQFA, from the coding sequence ATGGAATTCACAGCGCGTGACAGTCGTCTTCTTCAGCTTCAGCAGCCACTCACGAGTGATGCGGTAATGCCGTTCCACGAGCAGATCTATCAACGTGTCCGTGGCGCCATCCAAAAAGGGGTTCTTGGGGCTGGCGATCGATTGCCCTCGTCCCGCGCTCTTGCTTCACACCTTGGAATCGCACGGGGTACGGTCGACGTAGCCTATGCCAGGCTCCAGGGCGAAGGGTTGGTGGTTGCTCAAGGGCGCGTTGGCACCGTCGTCACTGACCAAGGTTTATCGTCCGGCGCTGAAGCGACCGAGGAGAGGAGCCTGAGCGCCGAAGCGACCGGAATAAATGGGGAAAAAGCCGAACCGCTGCCGTTTCAGATCGGCCTTCCCGCGCTTGACCAATTTCCATACAAGACATGGGCGAGGCTGGCGAGTTGCAGGGCACGCAGAATGAGTCCGCGCCAGATGGACTACCCCAACGAGCTCGGATTTGAACCTTTGCGGCGCGCGATCGCGAGTTATCTTCTCGTCTCACGGGGAATTCAGTGCTCGGCCGAGAACATAATCATCACGAATGGCTACCAGGGCGCGCTCGAGTTGATCGCGCGCGCCCTGCTCCAGCCTGGCAATCCGGTCTGGTTCGAAAACCCCGGTTATTTTCGTGCCCAATTCCTCCTCCGGTCAATGGGAGCCGGGTTGGTGCCGCTCGAGATAGACGAATGCGGCGCCGATCTCTCGGAGGCAATGATGCACTGCCCCAACGCGTCCCTTGCGATTTTAACGCCCGCGCATCAGCAGCCGCTTTGCACGACCATGACGGTCGCGCGGCGATCGCTGTTTCTGGATTGGGCCGGCTCGAACCATTCTTGGATCGTAGAAGACGACTTCGACGGCGAGTTTCACTATTGCGGTGTCCGCCAGCCCGCAATGAAGGCCATGGATCGATCTGATCGCGTTATCTATGTCGGCAGCTTCAGCAAGGTCCTCTTTCCGGCTTTGCGTCTGGGCTACATGGTTGCTCCGGAGATCCTCCTCGCGCGGCTAGCTGCTGCGGCTAGGTCAGCCAATGCCGGCCGGTCACCCTTCGAGCAGGCCATTGTCGCCGATTTTATGAACGAAGGGTATTTTGCAAGACATGTCAAGCGGATGCGCGACCTCTATAGCAAGCGCCGCATCGCTTTGCTGCGCGCCATTTCGATGAGATTCGACGATCGCCTGTCGGTCGACCAGAACCAGGGCGGAATGCATCTGATCGCCAGGCTTCCGCAGGTGGGACACGATAGCGAGATCAGCCGGCTTCTTTATCGAAGCGGGCTGGCGGTGGAGGCGCTGTCTGACCGCTATTGGTCAGGTCCCCAGAAGCAAGGGCTCATCCTCGGCTTCACCAACATTCACGAGAGACGCGCCAAAGCACTCGTGGGGCGCCTTTACGACGCCATCGCAGACCACTTTCCACAATTCGCCTGA
- a CDS encoding NAD-dependent epimerase/dehydratase family protein, with protein sequence MNAMRVFVVGGTGVIGRQLMPRLVERGHKVVALVLEGEAAGWLSQLGIECAVGNILSPADLRAPLRSCDAAIHVATAVPRPGQPVDWTLNDRIRTEGTANLLNACRDLGVERYIQQGVVHLTADGTDQLRDEDAPPHPTRATESSIEMERLVKESGLGWTILRGGILYGPHAGQDEAWRAAARDGSLSLPGDGRGFISLIHVVDYARAVITALEHEPKRTVFNVVDDEPVPYATLFQHIAAVERGPSPKPGGAVVWASCRASNSRMRETFGWSPVYATYRSGWS encoded by the coding sequence ATGAACGCGATGCGGGTATTCGTCGTCGGAGGGACGGGCGTCATCGGCCGGCAACTGATGCCCCGGCTGGTTGAGCGCGGCCACAAGGTTGTTGCCCTGGTTCTCGAAGGAGAAGCCGCTGGATGGCTGAGCCAACTCGGCATCGAATGCGCCGTGGGGAACATCCTCAGTCCGGCTGATCTGCGGGCGCCACTTCGCTCGTGCGATGCCGCCATTCATGTCGCGACAGCCGTTCCGCGTCCTGGCCAACCGGTAGACTGGACACTCAACGACCGGATCCGGACCGAGGGAACGGCCAACCTGCTGAACGCCTGTCGCGACCTGGGCGTGGAGCGCTACATACAACAGGGTGTCGTCCATCTGACCGCCGATGGGACGGATCAGCTCCGCGACGAGGACGCCCCGCCGCATCCCACGCGGGCAACGGAGTCCTCTATCGAAATGGAGCGACTGGTCAAGGAAAGCGGCCTGGGCTGGACGATACTACGCGGCGGGATTCTGTACGGCCCCCATGCAGGGCAAGACGAAGCGTGGCGTGCCGCGGCACGTGACGGCTCCCTGTCGCTTCCGGGAGATGGTCGTGGATTCATCTCGCTCATACACGTTGTGGACTATGCGCGAGCCGTCATCACAGCCCTCGAGCATGAGCCGAAACGCACCGTATTCAATGTCGTAGACGATGAGCCGGTACCTTATGCGACGCTCTTCCAGCACATCGCCGCCGTAGAGCGCGGACCGAGCCCGAAACCGGGTGGCGCTGTGGTCTGGGCATCCTGCCGGGCCAGCAACAGTCGCATGCGCGAAACATTTGGCTGGAGCCCAGTCTACGCGACCTACAGGTCAGGTTGGTCCTGA
- a CDS encoding 3-hydroxyanthranilate 3,4-dioxygenase, which translates to MSRLSAFNFQKWIDEHRHLLQPPVGNQQIWESADLMVTVIGGPNKRTDYHDDPVEEFFYQLKGDMVLKLKDGDEFYDVKMKEGDIFLLPPHVRHSPQRPVEGSIGLVVEPKRPEGALDGFEWYCFECSHLVHRAEVDLVSIVRDLPPVYKDFYASMEKRTCPNCGALHPGKEPPEGWVRL; encoded by the coding sequence GTGAGCAGGCTCAGTGCATTCAATTTCCAGAAATGGATCGACGAGCACCGTCATCTGCTGCAACCGCCCGTCGGCAACCAACAGATCTGGGAGAGCGCCGACCTGATGGTGACGGTGATCGGGGGGCCTAACAAGCGAACGGATTACCATGATGATCCGGTCGAGGAGTTCTTCTATCAGCTCAAGGGCGACATGGTGCTGAAGCTGAAGGACGGCGACGAGTTCTATGACGTCAAGATGAAAGAGGGGGACATTTTTCTGCTGCCGCCTCATGTCCGGCACTCACCGCAAAGGCCTGTCGAGGGTTCCATAGGCCTGGTGGTCGAACCGAAAAGGCCGGAGGGTGCCCTCGATGGGTTCGAATGGTACTGCTTCGAATGCAGCCATCTCGTCCATCGCGCCGAGGTGGACCTGGTGTCGATCGTGCGCGATCTGCCCCCGGTCTACAAAGATTTCTACGCAAGCATGGAAAAGCGCACATGCCCCAATTGCGGCGCGCTGCATCCCGGCAAGGAGCCCCCCGAGGGCTGGGTGCGGCTATGA
- a CDS encoding branched-chain amino acid ABC transporter permease, with protein sequence MVLPLWAAVVALPPFFASPFLVDLACQFLLASIGALSLMILTGIAGQISLGHAGLMAAGAFTTGILFREFSAPFWITLPASGLAGAALGFIFGLPSLRVRGVYLAVSTLALHFVVLYGGAEYEVKRGYSSGILIDPPVLFGYEIYGGRTWYFVLVAALSLAYLLCWRLVHARTGRAWLALHAHPTVASALGINVARFKLLAFVFSSSITAIAGALFAYYRGFVSVEAFSIFVSIQYIAMVIIGGMGSLAGAICGAFFVVLMPYAIEAALDLLPGADLYAGSVFAVNYAAFGAVMIAFLLFKPSGLAGMWGDLRMRFGRRP encoded by the coding sequence TTGGTTCTGCCGCTGTGGGCCGCCGTTGTAGCCCTGCCGCCATTCTTCGCATCGCCTTTCCTGGTCGATCTTGCATGCCAGTTTCTGCTCGCTTCGATCGGCGCGCTTTCGCTGATGATCCTCACCGGTATCGCCGGCCAGATTTCGCTTGGCCACGCCGGACTAATGGCAGCAGGAGCCTTTACCACTGGCATTCTGTTCCGCGAGTTTTCCGCGCCGTTCTGGATCACCTTGCCGGCATCCGGCCTCGCCGGCGCGGCACTCGGCTTCATCTTTGGTCTCCCGTCGTTGCGGGTCCGCGGCGTCTATCTCGCCGTAAGCACGCTCGCCTTGCATTTTGTGGTGCTCTATGGAGGAGCCGAATATGAGGTCAAACGTGGCTACTCGAGCGGGATCCTGATCGATCCGCCCGTTCTCTTCGGATACGAGATCTATGGCGGGCGGACCTGGTACTTCGTCTTGGTGGCGGCACTGAGCTTGGCGTATCTGTTGTGCTGGCGCCTTGTCCACGCCCGTACGGGCAGGGCTTGGCTCGCCCTGCACGCCCACCCGACCGTAGCGTCCGCGCTCGGCATAAACGTTGCTCGATTCAAGCTCCTGGCGTTTGTCTTCAGTTCATCCATAACTGCGATAGCAGGCGCTCTCTTCGCATACTACCGCGGCTTCGTATCGGTCGAAGCGTTCTCGATTTTCGTCTCGATCCAGTATATCGCGATGGTCATAATCGGCGGAATGGGATCTCTCGCTGGAGCGATCTGCGGCGCATTCTTCGTCGTCCTGATGCCCTATGCGATCGAGGCGGCGCTGGATCTTCTGCCGGGAGCCGATTTGTATGCGGGCTCGGTCTTTGCCGTGAATTACGCGGCTTTCGGAGCCGTCATGATCGCGTTCCTGCTTTTCAAGCCAAGTGGACTGGCTGGAATGTGGGGCGATCTGAGAATGCGGTTCGGGAGGCGGCCATGA
- a CDS encoding ester cyclase — MEFEKNLAILKQHLLAENEHDMEATLATLHPECLFEDRARMINYVGHKGAAEYYGLWWKAFDLIVVSEKRHRLDNNNIVSEARYQGRHQGSFVGEEPTGRRIDFPLVCFLTFRDGLLAGERTYYDLGSLLSQIGAREQAA, encoded by the coding sequence ATGGAGTTCGAAAAGAACCTTGCGATCCTGAAGCAGCATTTGCTTGCTGAGAACGAACATGACATGGAGGCTACCCTCGCGACGCTCCACCCCGAATGTCTGTTCGAAGACCGGGCTCGGATGATCAATTATGTGGGGCACAAGGGGGCGGCTGAGTATTACGGGCTCTGGTGGAAAGCTTTCGATCTGATCGTGGTGAGCGAAAAGCGGCACCGCCTCGACAACAACAACATCGTTTCGGAAGCCCGGTACCAGGGAAGACACCAGGGCTCTTTCGTTGGTGAAGAACCGACAGGACGCCGGATAGACTTCCCGCTCGTGTGCTTTCTCACTTTTCGGGACGGTCTGCTCGCAGGCGAAAGGACGTACTACGATCTCGGCAGCTTGCTCTCGCAAATCGGTGCCCGTGAGCAGGCGGCATGA